In Streptomyces qaidamensis, one DNA window encodes the following:
- a CDS encoding bifunctional polysaccharide deacetylase/glycosyltransferase family 2 protein produces MASRTRRSGPASRARDGFRRRRLPMRLLLPLLVLVALGAMLMLRGYVHSEILADHRVGPPAANDRVPKDILKGGPVIDTRGGKPTALDLPDGELVLTFDDGPDPMWTPKVLDVLKKYDARAVFFITGTMASRHPDLVQRMVDEGHEIGLHTFNHPDLSLQTKSRVDWELSQNQLALAGAAGIRTSLFRPPYSSFAHNMDNNTWPVAEYIGSKGYITIVNNTDSEDWRRPGVKKIISNATPKDGKGAIVLMHDSGGDRSQTVAALDDYISGLQDKGYRFHTLTGALDAPSAHTRVAGLESLKGEAWVFLVQASEKVTGVLVAGLAVVGVLVFGRLGLMLILSVAHARRVRRRGFSWGEPVTEPVSVLVPAYNEAKCIEQTVRSLVASDHPIEVLVIDDGSSDGTARIVENLGLPGVRVVRQLNAGKPAALNRGIANAKYDLIVMMDGDTVFEPTTVRELVQPFGDPRVGAVAGNAKVGNRDSLIGAWQHIEYVMGFNLDRRMYDVLRCMPTIPGAVGAFRRSALERVGGMSDDTLAEDTDITMAMHRDGWHVVYAEKAVAWTEAPESVQQLWSQRYRWSYGTMQAIWKHRRSVFERGPSGRFGRVGMPLVSMFMVVAPLLAPLIDVFLLYGLVFGPTEKTIGAWLGVLAVQGVCAAYAFHLDKERMTHLISLPLQQLLYRQLMYVVLLQSWITALTGGRLRWQKLRRTGAVGLPGSGTGTPQQMTEKRPVG; encoded by the coding sequence ATGGCATCCCGTACTCGCCGTTCCGGGCCCGCGTCGCGAGCCCGTGACGGCTTCAGGCGCCGGCGCCTGCCCATGCGTCTGTTGCTGCCCCTGCTCGTGCTCGTCGCGCTCGGCGCGATGCTCATGCTGCGCGGCTACGTGCACAGCGAGATCCTCGCCGACCACCGTGTCGGCCCGCCCGCGGCGAACGACCGCGTCCCGAAGGACATCCTGAAGGGCGGGCCCGTCATCGACACCCGGGGCGGGAAGCCCACCGCTCTGGACCTCCCGGACGGCGAACTGGTCCTGACCTTCGACGACGGCCCCGACCCGATGTGGACGCCCAAGGTCCTCGACGTCCTGAAGAAGTACGACGCCCGGGCCGTCTTCTTCATCACCGGCACCATGGCCTCCCGTCACCCGGACCTCGTCCAGCGCATGGTCGACGAGGGCCACGAGATCGGCCTGCACACCTTCAACCACCCGGACCTGTCGCTGCAGACCAAGAGCCGCGTCGACTGGGAGCTGTCCCAGAACCAGCTCGCGCTGGCCGGGGCGGCCGGTATCCGCACCTCGCTGTTCCGCCCGCCCTACTCGTCGTTCGCCCACAACATGGACAACAACACCTGGCCGGTCGCCGAGTACATCGGCAGCAAGGGCTACATCACCATCGTCAACAACACCGACAGTGAGGACTGGCGCCGGCCCGGGGTCAAGAAGATCATCAGCAATGCCACGCCGAAGGACGGCAAGGGCGCCATCGTGCTGATGCACGACTCCGGCGGTGACCGCTCCCAGACCGTGGCCGCCCTCGACGACTACATCTCGGGGCTGCAGGACAAGGGCTACCGCTTCCACACCCTCACCGGCGCACTGGACGCACCGAGCGCGCACACCCGCGTCGCCGGGCTGGAGTCGCTGAAGGGCGAGGCGTGGGTCTTCCTGGTGCAGGCCTCCGAGAAGGTGACCGGGGTTCTCGTCGCCGGCCTCGCTGTCGTCGGTGTGCTGGTCTTCGGGCGTCTCGGGCTGATGCTGATCCTCTCCGTGGCGCACGCCCGCCGGGTCCGGCGCCGCGGGTTCAGCTGGGGCGAACCCGTCACGGAACCGGTGTCCGTCCTCGTGCCCGCCTACAACGAGGCCAAGTGCATCGAGCAGACGGTCCGTTCGCTCGTCGCCAGCGACCACCCCATCGAGGTGCTGGTCATCGACGACGGTTCCAGCGACGGCACCGCCCGTATCGTCGAGAACCTGGGCCTGCCCGGTGTGCGGGTCGTCCGCCAGCTCAACGCCGGCAAGCCCGCCGCCCTCAACCGGGGCATCGCCAACGCCAAGTACGACCTGATCGTGATGATGGACGGCGACACCGTCTTCGAGCCGACCACCGTCCGCGAACTCGTCCAGCCCTTCGGCGACCCGCGCGTCGGCGCCGTCGCGGGCAACGCCAAGGTCGGCAACCGGGACTCGCTCATCGGCGCGTGGCAGCACATCGAGTACGTGATGGGCTTCAACCTCGACCGCCGCATGTACGACGTGCTGCGCTGCATGCCCACCATCCCCGGCGCGGTCGGGGCGTTCCGGCGCAGCGCACTGGAACGCGTCGGAGGCATGAGCGACGACACGCTCGCCGAGGACACCGACATCACCATGGCCATGCACCGCGACGGCTGGCACGTGGTGTACGCCGAGAAGGCCGTGGCCTGGACCGAGGCCCCCGAGTCCGTCCAGCAGCTGTGGTCCCAGCGCTACCGCTGGTCGTACGGCACCATGCAGGCCATCTGGAAGCACCGCCGGTCCGTCTTCGAACGGGGACCCTCGGGCCGCTTCGGCCGGGTTGGCATGCCGCTGGTGTCCATGTTCATGGTCGTGGCACCGCTGCTGGCCCCCCTGATCGACGTGTTCCTGCTGTACGGGCTGGTGTTCGGCCCCACCGAGAAGACCATCGGCGCCTGGCTCGGCGTCCTCGCGGTGCAGGGCGTGTGCGCGGCCTACGCGTTCCACCTCGACAAGGAACGCATGACCCACCTGATCTCCCTCCCGCTCCAGCAGCTCCTCTACCGCCAGCTGATGTACGTCGTCCTGCTCCAGTCCTGGATCACCGCCCTCACCGGCGGCCGGCTGCGCTGGCAGAAGCTGCGGCGCACGGGCGCGGTGGGCCTGCCCGGGTCCGGAACCGGCACGCCCCAGCAGATGACGGAGAAGAGGCCGGTCGGATGA
- a CDS encoding nitrate/nitrite transporter: MTGPGTAPAPPSKGGRWIRHWDPENETFWKETGEKVARRNLFFSVLSEHIGFSIWTLWSVLVLFMGPEYGLTPADKFMLTSMVTLVGAVVRVPYTFAVAIFGGRNWTIISASLLLVPTVAAFAVMEPGTSFATFLLVGLLAGIGGGNFASSMTNINAFFPLRKKGWALGLNAGGGNIGVPVIQLAALAIIGASGGPRVLLGIYIPLIVVAAVLAALFMDNIENVKNDTGAAKDAARDPHTWIMSFLYIGTFGSFIGYSFAFGQVLTNQFGRTPLEAAYVTFIGPLLGSLIRPLGGWMADKYGGAKITLWNYVAMGAATAVLISASMEKSLALFTVAFVVLFVLTGIGNGSTFKMIPGIFQNKALAKGLKGEAAAAHGRRLSGASMGLIGAVGALGGVGINLAFRQSFLSYGSGTGAFVAFLAFYAVCFLVTWAVYLRRTTPRVPATTATSEAEPQLSYARV; encoded by the coding sequence ATGACAGGTCCTGGCACAGCACCCGCACCCCCGAGCAAGGGCGGACGCTGGATCCGGCACTGGGACCCGGAGAACGAGACGTTCTGGAAGGAGACCGGGGAGAAGGTCGCTCGGAGGAACCTCTTCTTCTCCGTGCTGTCCGAGCACATCGGCTTCTCGATCTGGACCCTGTGGTCCGTGCTGGTGCTGTTCATGGGCCCGGAGTACGGGCTCACCCCGGCCGACAAGTTCATGCTGACCTCGATGGTCACGCTGGTCGGCGCGGTCGTCCGCGTCCCCTACACCTTCGCCGTGGCGATCTTCGGCGGACGGAACTGGACGATCATCTCCGCGAGCCTCCTGCTGGTCCCGACCGTCGCCGCGTTCGCCGTGATGGAGCCGGGGACCTCCTTCGCCACCTTCCTCCTCGTCGGTCTGCTGGCCGGCATCGGCGGCGGCAACTTCGCTTCCTCCATGACCAACATCAACGCCTTCTTCCCGCTGCGGAAGAAGGGCTGGGCCCTCGGCCTGAACGCGGGCGGCGGAAACATCGGCGTACCGGTGATCCAGCTCGCCGCGCTCGCGATCATCGGCGCGAGCGGCGGCCCGCGCGTGCTGCTCGGGATCTACATCCCGCTGATCGTCGTCGCCGCCGTCCTGGCCGCGCTCTTCATGGACAACATCGAGAACGTGAAGAACGACACCGGCGCCGCCAAGGACGCCGCGCGGGACCCGCACACCTGGATCATGTCGTTCCTCTACATCGGCACCTTCGGGTCGTTCATCGGATACAGCTTCGCCTTCGGGCAGGTCCTGACGAACCAGTTCGGACGCACCCCGCTGGAGGCCGCGTACGTCACCTTCATCGGTCCGCTCCTCGGCTCGCTGATCCGTCCCCTGGGCGGCTGGATGGCCGACAAGTACGGCGGCGCGAAGATCACCCTGTGGAACTACGTCGCCATGGGCGCGGCGACCGCCGTCCTCATCTCCGCGAGCATGGAGAAGTCGCTGGCGCTGTTCACCGTCGCGTTCGTGGTGCTGTTCGTGCTCACCGGCATCGGCAACGGCTCGACGTTCAAGATGATCCCGGGCATCTTCCAGAACAAGGCCCTCGCCAAGGGGCTGAAGGGTGAAGCGGCCGCTGCCCACGGGCGTCGCCTCTCCGGCGCCTCCATGGGGCTCATCGGCGCGGTGGGCGCGCTCGGCGGCGTCGGCATCAACCTCGCCTTCCGCCAGTCCTTCCTCTCCTACGGCTCCGGCACCGGCGCCTTCGTCGCCTTCCTCGCCTTCTACGCGGTCTGCTTCCTGGTCACCTGGGCCGTATACCTTCGCCGCACGACCCCCCGGGTACCCGCCACGACGGCGACCTCGGAGGCGGAGCCGCAGCTCAGCTACGCCAGGGTGTGA
- a CDS encoding LysR family transcriptional regulator: MSGHLDHRLLRGFVAVAEELHFTRAAVRLHVAQQALSRDVRRLERELGAELFVRTTRQVTLTPDGERLLPYARRVLQAQEELLAAFGQARPLLVDLNSPGLVTPRRVLHEARELAPRHELMARYESGLTGAAGELLAGRLDASFGRFAGLDPALRSGLDHQPVRLEPMAIVLPDDHRLAAWDAVPLAELAGESVYAGAGNPRTPEWTGLARLLFEGRGIDIAPPAPLAVGDEEFQRIMARTRNPVLAVVEFPALPSMVVRPLVDPVPLAPVSLVWRKGLTHPAFDALRRAAARLAAETGWLRRPRGAWLPAGDDVLMASHG, translated from the coding sequence ATGTCCGGGCACCTCGATCACCGTCTGCTGCGCGGCTTCGTCGCCGTCGCCGAGGAGTTGCACTTCACGCGTGCCGCGGTGCGGTTGCACGTGGCTCAGCAGGCGCTCAGCCGGGACGTGCGGCGACTGGAGCGGGAGCTCGGTGCCGAGTTGTTCGTGCGGACCACCCGGCAGGTGACGCTCACCCCCGACGGGGAGCGGCTGCTGCCGTACGCCCGCCGGGTGCTCCAGGCGCAGGAGGAACTGCTCGCCGCCTTCGGCCAGGCGAGGCCGCTGCTGGTCGACCTCAACTCCCCGGGCCTGGTCACACCGCGCCGGGTGCTGCACGAGGCGCGTGAACTCGCCCCCCGCCACGAACTGATGGCCCGCTACGAGAGCGGCCTGACGGGAGCCGCCGGAGAACTGCTCGCCGGCCGGCTGGACGCGTCGTTCGGACGGTTCGCCGGGCTGGACCCGGCGCTGCGGTCCGGGCTCGACCACCAGCCCGTGCGGTTGGAGCCGATGGCGATCGTGCTGCCGGACGATCACCGGCTGGCCGCGTGGGACGCTGTGCCGCTCGCCGAGCTGGCCGGCGAGAGCGTCTACGCCGGCGCCGGCAACCCGCGTACACCGGAGTGGACCGGTCTCGCACGGCTGCTGTTCGAAGGACGGGGCATCGATATCGCGCCACCCGCGCCGCTGGCCGTCGGGGATGAGGAGTTCCAGCGGATCATGGCCAGAACGCGCAACCCGGTCCTGGCCGTCGTGGAGTTCCCGGCGCTCCCGTCGATGGTGGTGCGGCCCCTGGTCGACCCGGTTCCGCTGGCCCCCGTCTCCCTGGTGTGGCGCAAGGGCCTGACCCATCCCGCGTTCGACGCGTTGCGCCGGGCGGCGGCCCGGCTGGCCGCGGAAACGGGCTGGTTGCGCAGGCCCCGGGGTGCCTGGCTCCCGGCCGGAGACGATGTCCTCATGGCGTCTCACGGTTGA
- a CDS encoding sigma-70 family RNA polymerase sigma factor produces MSQPSEPDEELMRALYREHAGPLLAYVLRLVAGDRQRAEDVVQETLIRAWKNAGQLNRATGSVRPWLVTVARRIVIDGHRSRQARPQEVDPSPLEVIPAEDEIDKALWLMTLSDALDDLTPAHREVLVETYFKGRTVNEAAETLGIPSGTVRSRVFYALRSMKLALEERGVTA; encoded by the coding sequence ATGTCCCAGCCCTCGGAACCCGATGAGGAGCTGATGCGTGCGCTCTATCGCGAACACGCCGGACCCCTTCTGGCATATGTCCTGCGCCTGGTCGCCGGAGACCGGCAGCGCGCCGAGGACGTCGTCCAGGAGACGCTCATCCGTGCCTGGAAGAACGCCGGTCAGCTCAACAGAGCGACCGGATCGGTACGCCCCTGGCTGGTGACGGTCGCCCGGCGCATCGTCATCGACGGCCACCGCAGCCGGCAGGCCCGGCCGCAGGAGGTCGACCCGTCGCCGCTGGAGGTCATCCCCGCGGAGGACGAGATCGACAAGGCGCTGTGGCTGATGACCCTCTCGGACGCACTCGACGACCTGACGCCCGCCCACCGGGAGGTGCTCGTCGAGACGTATTTCAAGGGGCGTACCGTCAACGAGGCGGCCGAGACCCTGGGCATACCCAGCGGCACCGTCCGCTCCAGGGTCTTCTACGCCCTGCGTTCGATGAAGCTCGCACTGGAGGAGCGGGGGGTGACGGCGTGA
- a CDS encoding acyltransferase family protein, which translates to MTTQVTTAAEAAPQERTSSKQPGRDRYFDLLRALALFRVVLYHLTGWAWLPLLFPSMGVMFALAGSLMARSLKRPAVQVIRGRLRRLLPPLWLLGVVGVTGMVLQGWGPDADGHPGWWLLHLTFWIVPLSDPPYAEGLPGIHGFIGENWAADLAGPLWYIRAYLWYVLLSPLLLKALRALPVVTILAPIALAVAFEQGWLTLPGERIPSALTDFSTFGACWILGMAHQEGILRRLPRYIVPSVAPVIALAGLWYALHHDFGTGNDLDSMPLAQALWSFGTVFLLLHLSPSWTEWPRRLRPFAGTITLLNSRAVTIYLWHNTCILIAATLWDRLWGFPLLEQNVPGLLESVWPVLLLVWALIGCCVLAFGWAEDLAAKQKPRLWPTKEPSVRARGGRRRAAHGG; encoded by the coding sequence ATGACCACGCAGGTGACCACCGCGGCCGAGGCGGCTCCTCAGGAGCGGACCTCCTCGAAGCAGCCCGGCCGCGACCGGTACTTCGACCTGCTGCGCGCCCTCGCGCTGTTCCGCGTCGTGCTGTACCACCTGACGGGCTGGGCCTGGCTGCCGCTGCTGTTCCCGTCCATGGGCGTGATGTTCGCGCTCGCCGGGAGCCTCATGGCCCGCTCGCTGAAGCGCCCGGCCGTGCAGGTGATCCGCGGCCGGCTGCGCCGGCTGCTGCCCCCGCTGTGGCTGCTGGGCGTCGTCGGCGTCACCGGCATGGTCCTGCAGGGGTGGGGTCCGGACGCGGACGGGCACCCCGGCTGGTGGCTGCTCCACCTCACCTTCTGGATCGTCCCGCTCAGCGACCCGCCGTACGCGGAGGGCCTGCCCGGCATCCACGGCTTCATCGGCGAGAACTGGGCGGCGGACCTCGCCGGCCCCCTGTGGTACATCCGCGCCTACCTCTGGTACGTCCTGCTGTCCCCGCTGCTGCTGAAGGCCCTGCGCGCCCTGCCGGTCGTCACGATCCTCGCGCCGATCGCCCTGGCCGTCGCCTTCGAGCAGGGCTGGCTCACGCTGCCCGGCGAGCGGATCCCCTCGGCGCTCACGGACTTCTCCACCTTCGGCGCCTGCTGGATCCTCGGCATGGCCCACCAGGAGGGCATCCTGCGGCGGCTGCCGCGCTACATCGTGCCGTCCGTCGCCCCCGTCATCGCCCTGGCCGGTCTCTGGTACGCCCTGCACCACGACTTCGGCACCGGAAACGACCTGGACAGCATGCCGCTGGCCCAGGCCCTGTGGTCGTTCGGCACGGTGTTCCTGCTGCTGCACCTCAGCCCTTCTTGGACGGAGTGGCCGCGCCGGCTGCGCCCCTTCGCGGGGACGATCACCCTGCTCAACTCCCGGGCCGTGACCATCTACCTGTGGCACAACACCTGCATCCTGATCGCCGCGACCCTGTGGGACCGCCTGTGGGGCTTCCCCCTGCTGGAGCAGAACGTGCCCGGCCTGCTGGAGAGCGTGTGGCCGGTGCTGCTCCTGGTCTGGGCCCTGATCGGCTGCTGCGTCCTGGCGTTCGGCTGGGCTGAGGACCTGGCGGCGAAGCAGAAGCCGCGGTTGTGGCCGACGAAGGAGCCGAGTGTGAGGGCTCGCGGGGGGCGGAGGCGCGCGGCGCACGGCGGCTGA
- a CDS encoding CGNR zinc finger domain-containing protein yields the protein MALGTATAPYELRFDAGRACLDLLSTTHPEERLDSVDVLRAWITGSGLVPADTALTHADTGWLLAFRELRAQIDRLVRCRPRPGVATYDLALARVNDLARTAPPAPRAVRGEDGQLLRRLDGPPGCAALLAVVARDAVDLLTDPVARAALRQCEGDNCPIVYLDTSRGRRRRWCSSEVCGNRERVARHRRRAALSRA from the coding sequence ATGGCACTGGGTACGGCCACGGCCCCCTACGAGCTGCGCTTCGACGCCGGGCGGGCCTGTCTGGACCTGCTCTCCACCACGCACCCGGAGGAGCGGCTCGACTCCGTGGACGTACTGCGCGCCTGGATCACCGGCTCCGGACTCGTCCCGGCGGACACCGCCCTGACCCACGCGGACACCGGCTGGCTGCTCGCCTTCCGTGAACTGCGCGCCCAGATCGACCGGTTGGTCCGCTGCCGGCCGAGACCCGGCGTCGCCACGTACGACCTCGCCCTCGCCCGCGTCAACGACCTGGCCCGCACCGCGCCCCCGGCCCCGCGCGCGGTCCGCGGCGAAGACGGCCAGCTCCTGCGGCGGTTGGACGGCCCGCCCGGCTGCGCCGCCCTGCTCGCGGTCGTCGCCCGGGACGCCGTGGACCTGCTGACCGACCCCGTCGCCCGCGCGGCCCTGCGCCAGTGCGAAGGCGACAACTGCCCCATCGTGTACCTCGACACCTCCCGGGGACGCAGGAGGCGTTGGTGCTCCAGTGAGGTCTGCGGGAACCGCGAAAGGGTCGCCCGGCATCGTCGTCGCGCGGCACTCTCCCGCGCATGA
- a CDS encoding MFS transporter gives MPQLSPYRRLFRLPGTRAFTAGNLIARLPMGMFSVSAVVMIAGSRGSYALAGAVTATGLAATALVAPWIARLVDRHGQARVALPATMIAVLGSLCLLLCVHHDAPDWTLFASYAATATTPNTGGMSRARWAHLLAGDPEALHTANSFEQAADELCFMLGPVLAAFLCGAFFPEAGTLVGSVLLLTGMVLFTTRRATEPPVRAHIPGKAPLRAPGIPPLLAVCLAMGAVFGATEVVTLAFADAQGRQSAAGVVLALQAAGSCGAGLLYGAVKPAGPAAARLPWCVAAMAGLLALPLLAAALTGSLLALAAALLVAGMATAPTMVTTMTLVQERTPEGRLNEGMTLAVTGLLGGIACGSAIGGWTVEHLSPTAGYVVPVTAASVALALSLRRASNRFTVIPTHH, from the coding sequence ATGCCGCAACTCTCCCCGTACCGCCGCCTGTTCCGCCTGCCCGGCACCCGCGCGTTCACCGCCGGGAACCTCATCGCCCGGCTGCCGATGGGCATGTTCAGCGTCAGCGCGGTCGTGATGATCGCCGGGAGCCGGGGTTCGTACGCCCTTGCCGGGGCCGTCACGGCGACGGGGCTCGCGGCGACCGCTCTGGTCGCACCGTGGATCGCCCGGCTCGTCGACCGGCACGGCCAAGCCCGGGTGGCCCTGCCCGCCACGATGATCGCCGTCCTCGGCTCGCTCTGTCTGCTGCTGTGCGTGCACCACGACGCCCCGGACTGGACGCTGTTCGCCTCCTACGCCGCCACCGCCACCACGCCGAACACCGGCGGCATGTCCCGGGCCCGCTGGGCGCATCTGCTGGCCGGCGATCCGGAGGCGCTGCACACCGCCAACTCCTTCGAGCAGGCGGCGGACGAACTGTGCTTCATGCTGGGCCCGGTGCTCGCGGCCTTCCTGTGCGGGGCGTTCTTCCCCGAGGCGGGCACGCTCGTGGGCTCGGTGCTGCTGCTGACCGGCATGGTCCTGTTCACGACCCGGCGCGCGACGGAGCCCCCGGTGCGCGCACACATACCCGGCAAGGCGCCCCTGCGCGCCCCCGGCATCCCCCCGCTGCTCGCGGTCTGCCTGGCGATGGGCGCCGTCTTCGGCGCTACGGAGGTCGTCACGCTGGCGTTCGCCGACGCGCAGGGGCGGCAGTCGGCGGCCGGTGTCGTGCTCGCGCTCCAGGCCGCGGGCTCCTGCGGGGCGGGCCTGCTGTACGGCGCCGTGAAGCCCGCCGGTCCGGCCGCGGCGCGGCTGCCCTGGTGCGTGGCGGCGATGGCCGGGCTGCTGGCCCTGCCGCTGCTCGCCGCGGCCCTCACCGGTTCGCTCCTCGCCCTGGCGGCGGCGCTGCTGGTCGCCGGGATGGCGACGGCCCCGACGATGGTCACCACCATGACGCTGGTCCAGGAGCGCACCCCCGAGGGCCGGCTGAACGAGGGCATGACCCTCGCGGTGACCGGACTGCTCGGCGGCATCGCCTGCGGCAGTGCGATCGGCGGCTGGACGGTGGAGCACCTCTCGCCGACGGCCGGCTACGTGGTCCCGGTGACGGCGGCGTCCGTGGCCCTGGCATTGTCCCTGCGCCGCGCTTCGAATCGCTTCACCGTTATCCCCACGCACCATTGA
- a CDS encoding anti-sigma factor family protein, translating to MSVYGGNQGFGTGGMGMSGPMQESPVPNEHETVGAYALGILDDAEATAFEAHLATCEWCAQQLDELAGMEPMLAALADLPGSGSTPAIGESLSAKPRPRLVEKLVDEVADRRAQKRRRSFYMVAAAGALIIGGPFVAVATNGGDGGGGAENRPLAASPAKAAFDGISDKITATDPNTKVSATVAVQKKDWGTGMVLELKNVKGPLKCALVAVGKNGERETLSSWSVPEWGYGLPDAKSEKAKEPLYVQGGAAFEPNEIDHFEVVTFDGKRLVEVDA from the coding sequence ATGAGTGTTTACGGGGGTAACCAAGGGTTCGGTACGGGAGGCATGGGTATGTCTGGCCCCATGCAGGAATCTCCGGTGCCGAACGAGCACGAGACCGTCGGCGCCTACGCCCTCGGCATCCTCGACGACGCCGAAGCAACCGCTTTCGAGGCCCACCTCGCCACCTGCGAATGGTGCGCCCAGCAGCTCGACGAACTGGCCGGCATGGAGCCGATGCTCGCCGCCCTCGCCGACCTCCCCGGCTCCGGCAGCACGCCCGCGATCGGCGAGTCGCTGTCCGCGAAGCCCCGGCCGCGCCTGGTGGAGAAGCTGGTCGACGAGGTCGCCGACCGCCGCGCCCAGAAGCGCCGCCGCAGCTTCTACATGGTGGCCGCGGCCGGTGCGCTGATCATCGGCGGCCCGTTCGTCGCGGTCGCGACGAACGGTGGCGACGGCGGCGGCGGTGCGGAGAACCGCCCGCTCGCGGCCAGCCCCGCCAAGGCCGCCTTCGACGGCATCTCCGACAAGATCACCGCCACGGACCCGAACACCAAGGTCTCCGCCACCGTCGCCGTCCAGAAGAAGGACTGGGGCACGGGCATGGTCTTGGAGCTGAAGAACGTCAAGGGCCCGCTGAAGTGCGCCCTCGTCGCGGTCGGCAAGAACGGTGAGCGCGAGACCCTCTCCTCGTGGTCGGTCCCGGAGTGGGGCTACGGCCTGCCGGACGCCAAGTCCGAGAAGGCCAAGGAGCCCCTGTACGTCCAGGGCGGCGCCGCCTTCGAGCCGAACGAGATCGACCACTTCGAGGTCGTCACCTTCGACGGCAAGCGGCTGGTCGAGGTCGACGCCTAG
- a CDS encoding uroporphyrinogen-III synthase: MYEEEQRPDHGPLAGFTVGVTAARRADELGALLQRRGAAVLHAPALRIVPLADDSELLAATKEIIEQVPDIVVATTAIGFRGWVEAADGWGLGEELLARLGGVRIMARGPKVKGAVRAAGLTEEWSPSSESMAEVLDRLLEEGVDGLRIAIQLHGEPLPGFVEALRAGGAEVLGVPVYRWMPPEDITPVDRLLDATVGRALDAVTFTSAPAAASLLSRAEERGLLDEVLAALGHDVLPACVGPVTALPLQSRGIDTIQPERFRLGPLVQLLCQELPARARSLPVAGHRVEIRGHAVLVDGHLKPVPPAGMSLLRALSRRPGWVVARADLLRALPGSGRDEHAVETAMARLRTALGTPKLIQTVVKRGYRLALDPSAETKYADA; encoded by the coding sequence ATGTACGAGGAAGAACAGCGACCGGACCACGGACCCCTGGCGGGTTTCACCGTGGGTGTGACGGCCGCGCGCCGGGCCGATGAGCTCGGGGCGCTGCTGCAGCGACGCGGTGCCGCCGTCCTGCACGCCCCTGCCCTCAGGATCGTGCCGCTCGCCGACGACAGCGAACTGCTGGCCGCGACGAAGGAGATCATCGAGCAGGTGCCGGACATCGTCGTGGCCACGACCGCGATCGGCTTCCGGGGCTGGGTCGAAGCCGCCGACGGCTGGGGGCTGGGCGAGGAGTTGCTGGCACGGCTGGGCGGCGTACGGATCATGGCGCGCGGGCCGAAGGTCAAGGGCGCGGTCCGGGCCGCCGGCCTGACGGAGGAGTGGTCGCCGTCGTCGGAGTCCATGGCGGAGGTGCTGGACCGGCTGCTGGAGGAGGGCGTCGACGGCCTGCGCATCGCGATCCAGTTGCACGGTGAGCCGCTGCCCGGCTTCGTGGAGGCGCTGCGGGCGGGCGGGGCCGAGGTGCTCGGGGTGCCCGTGTACCGCTGGATGCCACCGGAGGACATCACACCGGTCGACCGCCTGCTGGACGCGACGGTCGGCCGGGCCCTGGACGCGGTCACCTTCACCAGCGCCCCCGCAGCGGCCTCCCTCCTCTCCCGGGCGGAGGAGCGCGGGCTGCTCGACGAGGTCCTGGCGGCGCTCGGCCACGACGTCCTGCCCGCCTGCGTGGGCCCGGTCACCGCACTGCCCCTGCAGTCCCGCGGCATCGACACGATCCAGCCGGAGCGCTTCCGGCTCGGCCCCCTGGTGCAGCTCCTCTGCCAGGAACTCCCCGCGCGGGCCCGCTCCCTCCCCGTCGCCGGGCACCGCGTGGAGATCCGGGGCCACGCCGTCCTGGTCGACGGCCACCTCAAGCCGGTCCCGCCCGCCGGCATGTCCCTCCTGCGCGCCCTCTCCCGGCGCCCCGGCTGGGTCGTGGCCCGCGCGGACCTCCTGCGCGCCCTCCCCGGCTCCGGCCGCGACGAACACGCGGTCGAAACGGCCATGGCCCGCCTCCGCACGGCCCTCGGCACCCCGAAGCTGATCCAGACGGTGGTCAAGCGGGGCTACCGCCTGGCCCTGGACCCCAGCGCGGAGACGAAGTACGCGGACGCGTGA